CCGGTATGCCGGATTTTCCTTCTTACCTCGAAAAGTACATGGTGGAGAACCAATTGGAGGTAATGGCCAACGGCGAAATGACCTATCAGCTGAAAGACGTCAACGTGCGGGTGAAAGTAGAATGGAACTACGAGGCGCCCGAAGGAGGAGGTGACACACATTATTCGTTTATGCGGGGTAAGCTTTGCGATTTGGTTATCCGGCAGGGTGAAGAAGAAAATTATCAGCCAACCTTGTATGTTGAGGCTCACGCAGATGTCGATTTGGGAACCTTTGCCGGTAATTTGGAAAAAGCTGTGATTCAGGATATGCCGATAACCGGTTTGTCGTTGGAGAAAACCGGAGACCGTTCCTGGAAAGTGGTTATTCCGGACCAATATCGGGTTGGGCATGAAGCTCATTTTGCCCAGGTAACCGAAAAATATTTGCAATATCTGCTGAAGGGAAAGTTACCTTCTTGGGAAGTTCCGAATATGATTACAAAATATTACACAACAACGGAAGGCCTGAAAATGGCCAGAAAAATTGAATAGTGATTCGTTGAAGAATATAACAGAGGGCATCCGAAACGGTGCCCTTTTTTAGTCGTTACGGGTGGTCACCAGGAAGCGAACCAATTTGGCATAGAGTTCCGCCGGGTTGATAGGTTTCGTCATAAAGTCATTCATTCCAACACTCTGTGCTTTACGCCGGGTTTCGTCCATCGTAGCGGCCGACAGTGCGATAATCGGAATCTTCTGAATTTTTTCATCCGATAGTTTCCGGATGTGTAGTGTTGCTTCCAGGCCATCCATTTCCGGCATTTGAATATCCATCAGAATCAAATCGTATGTATTGCGACTGATCTTTTTCAGTGCCACCAGGCCGTTTTCTGCCCGGTCGATGGTGAGGTTCCATTTTTTGAAAAGCTGAGTGGTGAGGTAATAATTAATGTCATTGTCTTCCACCATCAACACTCTTTTATCTGAAAAATCGACTGCCTCTGCTGTGTCCGCCTGGCGTTTCTTTCGTTTATCCTGCATGACGAGTTCCGGCGGCACTTTTTCGAATCGTAGTGTGAACTGGAAGTCCGAACCTTCGCCTTCTTTGCTTTTGACAGCTATATTGCCACCCATTAAATCGACTAAGCGCTTGCAAATGGATAAGCCCAGTCCTGTACCTCCGTAATTTCTCTGCGTGCTGACATCGGCCTGGGTGTACAGCTTGAATATTTCCCTTATTTTATTTTCCGGAATACCGATACCTGTGTCCTTCACCGAAAAGTTCAGATGAACGTAGTGCTCGGTCTGTTTTTCGGTTGTAATCGAAATTTGGACCGACCCTTGTTCTGTGAATTTCACCGCGTTGCTGGTCAGGTTATTCAATACCTGTGTTAACCGGGTTTTATCACCTTTGATCCAGCGGGGAACATCTTCACCGATTTCGGATAATAGTTCCACCTCTTTCGGCTTGGCTGATGGCCCGAAAGCGCCTGTCAAATCTTCCACCAGACCAGGAAGGTCGATAATGGTTTTCTCCAGTTTAATTTTTCCTGCCTCTATCTTGTTGAAATCAAGCAGATCGTTAATGAGGAACAGGAGATTTTCCGCTGAAAACTTGAGTGTATGCAGGTTCTTCAGCTGCGATTTGCTGGGCTTTTGATCGAGGAGTAAGTCTGTCAATCCGATGACTGATGTGAGTGGTGTGCGTATTTCATGTCCCATGATGGACATGAATTCTGCTTTTTCCTGCATAGCTTGTTCCGCTTGTTGTTTGGCTATCCGAAGATGCTCGTTCAGTGCCAGCTGCTGCAGTATGATGCTGGCCTGGTGGAGTAAGGGTTCAATCAACTCTCGCTCGAGTGGAGCTGCGCTTTCCTGTTTCAGAAAATGAATACCGCCGTATATCGAGCCTTGTTGTACAATTCCTGCCGAGTACACATCGGTAATGGACAGTTTTTGTTCCAGTTTACTGGCTAGTTCCTCCGGAAGATTCTGCCGGGTGATGGACGACCAGCCATCTTTGTGTTTTTGTACCCGGCTGTGGGATAGAAAATTCTGAATGTCGCGTGTCAGATCAAATTTCTTCTGAAACAGATTTTCTCCAAGTTCTTCACTTACATTGTCAATCACTCTGTCGGGGATGCCGGTAATGGCATGAATGTTATAACTTTTGTCTTTCTGGTCAACTTTTAAATATACAGCAATATATCCCGGAAGGTGAGGTTTCAGCATACTTTCCAGGTAATTGAATACTTCATCTGTGTTGTTCAGTCGGATGAAATGCATCGCCGTACGTGCCAGTACAGTTATCTTTTCGCGGATAGCACCAACGCGGCGTTCACTCTTTTTCTGGTAAGAAATATCGAACAGGATGCTCAGAAAATTTCCTTTTTCACCGATTACCTCACTCAGCAAATGTGAATGGGCCAGCACCGGAATGATACCCCCGTTTTGGTGAATAAATTCCAACTCAACAGGACAGAATTCCTGTCCCCTGGCCATTGCTTTTAATCGGCAGTGTAGTTTTTGTTTGCTTTTGTCGGTAAGCAGATCGAATACGTTTAACTGCTGTATGGGATAATTCGGGGAGACCGCCAGCTTTTTGTATCCCATCTTATTCAAATGAACAAGCTTTCCTTCAGCAGTATATTGCATGTAGATCTCCGGAAAATCTTCCAGCAAGTCAATTATTGAAGGCTTTTGGGGTGTTGTTTGTGACTTGGGGGTAAAAGGTTCAATACTAAGAAGGTTCAAGTCATTGTACCTGATTCCCTGAATTAGCAATATCTTATTTTCAGTTGAGCGAATCAGCTGTTTAGCTTGACCATTATCTTCCAACTGATTGGAAAAATGCTCGTAATCGGCCGGAGTGGCAAAAAAAAGATCGACCTTTTCGGGAATTTCTCCGAAAAGTTGGCGGACCTGCGGCGTATACTCAACAATTTCTCCCTGCCAGGTTTCAATCAGCAAGCCGATTTGTGTATGCGGGGTGCCATTTACTCTTTGTCCGGGGGAGACATTCTTCTGTTGATTTTTCATCGCTATTTAGTTCGGTATAATAATTTACAAAATGTTTCCGACCTGTAAATGCGACAGTTACAGAATTATCCGGACAAGTGTGTTGATAACCTTTATTCCCGTAAAGTTGAAATTTGAAGAGGTGTTTGGCAATCTGTTGATATTCAGAAGTAAGAAGGAGAGGGGAGTATCTGGAAACGTAATGAAAACAGAATCCGACCTGTTTAAAAAAAGCAGATCAAAAGAAACTTATTATTCTCCTGATCTGCTTGGAAAGGCTTTTATTGTTCACTATCCGGATACATGACATTTTGGATTTGACGCCATGTAACCAGTTTGATATTGTTTTCTTCGAGAAGAGCTTTCATCTCGTCACTGGTCATCAGGTCATAATCGTTTTGTCTCCACTTCGCACCAAAGTCATCATGATGGATCATGACTGCCCGGCTCTCATCGTTGTCGTATGCCAGATGGACGATGATTTGATTAAGGCCCGGCTGCATATTTTCAATAAACTCCCGGTAGGGCTGTAGCCAGTTCCCTTCTGCAGGCGCTTGATTCAGCATGAATAAATGGTCGACCATGATATTCTCTTTGGCAATCTGTTCCAGAAATTGCGGAGCTGCTGCGTGCAACATATCTTTGGGAATTAGCACAGGAATTCGGTATTCGTGTCCCAACTTAATTAGTATCTGATAAAAAGCAGGGTTTACCATAACCGAACCCATATGATTATCGAGATGAGTAGGGTGGATTCCGAAAACTATCGCACGGTCGATTTGGGCACGCATTTCTTTCTCCACTTCCTCTGGTTTGGCATTTGTTTCAAATGCTTCAACCGTCGGATAAAAGTAGCCTTCTTTATTTTGTAAACTCGGTACCAAATCGTTCGATGTTACAGGTCCGAATTTGAAATTTTCCCATTCGGACGTTAGCGTGAGATGGATGCCAATATCTACTTTGGGATTGTTTTTCGCGAAAGCGGCTATTCCCGGGAACCACGGACAGGGGACCATAATGCTTCCCG
This Prolixibacter sp. NT017 DNA region includes the following protein-coding sequences:
- a CDS encoding polysaccharide deacetylase family protein, coding for MKLTTLLGGLLMLFVSTSGTFAQSTPNLAEKLGYDKNAKLLIIHADDLGLSHSTNAAVISAFEKKGITSGSIMVPCPWFPGIAAFAKNNPKVDIGIHLTLTSEWENFKFGPVTSNDLVPSLQNKEGYFYPTVEAFETNAKPEEVEKEMRAQIDRAIVFGIHPTHLDNHMGSVMVNPAFYQILIKLGHEYRIPVLIPKDMLHAAAPQFLEQIAKENIMVDHLFMLNQAPAEGNWLQPYREFIENMQPGLNQIIVHLAYDNDESRAVMIHHDDFGAKWRQNDYDLMTSDEMKALLEENNIKLVTWRQIQNVMYPDSEQ
- a CDS encoding ATP-binding protein, with amino-acid sequence MKNQQKNVSPGQRVNGTPHTQIGLLIETWQGEIVEYTPQVRQLFGEIPEKVDLFFATPADYEHFSNQLEDNGQAKQLIRSTENKILLIQGIRYNDLNLLSIEPFTPKSQTTPQKPSIIDLLEDFPEIYMQYTAEGKLVHLNKMGYKKLAVSPNYPIQQLNVFDLLTDKSKQKLHCRLKAMARGQEFCPVELEFIHQNGGIIPVLAHSHLLSEVIGEKGNFLSILFDISYQKKSERRVGAIREKITVLARTAMHFIRLNNTDEVFNYLESMLKPHLPGYIAVYLKVDQKDKSYNIHAITGIPDRVIDNVSEELGENLFQKKFDLTRDIQNFLSHSRVQKHKDGWSSITRQNLPEELASKLEQKLSITDVYSAGIVQQGSIYGGIHFLKQESAAPLERELIEPLLHQASIILQQLALNEHLRIAKQQAEQAMQEKAEFMSIMGHEIRTPLTSVIGLTDLLLDQKPSKSQLKNLHTLKFSAENLLFLINDLLDFNKIEAGKIKLEKTIIDLPGLVEDLTGAFGPSAKPKEVELLSEIGEDVPRWIKGDKTRLTQVLNNLTSNAVKFTEQGSVQISITTEKQTEHYVHLNFSVKDTGIGIPENKIREIFKLYTQADVSTQRNYGGTGLGLSICKRLVDLMGGNIAVKSKEGEGSDFQFTLRFEKVPPELVMQDKRKKRQADTAEAVDFSDKRVLMVEDNDINYYLTTQLFKKWNLTIDRAENGLVALKKISRNTYDLILMDIQMPEMDGLEATLHIRKLSDEKIQKIPIIALSAATMDETRRKAQSVGMNDFMTKPINPAELYAKLVRFLVTTRND